The DNA sequence CCTCAGTTTAATAGTTTAAGGGAACAAATTCGCACTCAAAGAAATACTCTTAGTCAAATGATGCGTAATAATCAAAGTGAGTCTCAATTGCGATCGCAACATCAAAAAATAGTTACCCTAGATCAACAAATTCACAATTTGAGATTTGAAAGTATGTTAGAAATGAGGGCAGTATTAACCCCTGAACAAAGACAAGAATGGGCAAACATGATGGCAGACAGAAAGGTGTCTCGTCAAGGGCAAAATCGCTAAATTCTCTCAAGAAGCTACACAAAAGTCAAAAAATATCCTAAGATCGACCCATAATAGGTTAAGATTCTTAACAAAGAAAATTCTAAAATAAAATAAAGAAAAACTTAAGGAGGATATTTATGGCTTTAGTCCCCATGCGGTTATTGTTAGACCACGCCGCCGAGAATGATTACGGTATCCCTGCATTTAACGTTAATAACTTAGAGCAAATCTTGTCCATTATGGATGCGGCGAATGAAACCGATAGCCCCGTTATCTTACAGGCTTCTCGTGGTGCTCGTTCTTATGCTGGAGAAAATTTCCTCCGTCATTTAATCTTAGCGGCTGTGGAAACCTATCCTCATATTCCTGTTGCTATGCACCAAGACCATGGTAATAGCCCTGCAACTTGTTATAGTGCTATTCGTAATGGTTTCACCAGCGTAATGATGGATGGTTCTTTACAAGAAGATGCTAAAACTCCTTCTAGCTTCGACTATAACGTTAGTGTTACCGCAGAAGTTGTTAAAGTTGCTCACTCCGTTGGTGCAAGTGTTGAAGGTGAATTAGGTTGCTTAGGTTCTCTCGAAACTGGTATGGGTGAAGCGGAAGACGGTCACGGTTTTGAAGGTAAATTAGATCATTCTCAACTTTTAACTGATCCTGATGAAGCCGTTGAATTCGTAGAACGTACTCAAGTTGACGCTTTAGCTGTTGCTATCGGTACTAGCCATGGTGCGTACAAATTTACCCGTAAACCTACTGGTGAAATCTTAGCTATTAGCCGTATTGAAGAAATCCACGCTAAATTACCTAACACTCATTTAGTAATGCACGGTTCTTCTTCTGTACCTCAAGAATGGTTAGAAATGATTAACCAATATGGTGGTCAAATTCGTGAAACCTATGGTGTACCTGTGGAAGAAATCCAAAAAGGTATTAAGAGTGGTGTTCGCAAAGTAAACATTGATACTGACAACCGTTTAGCTATTACCGCCGCTATTCGTGAAGCTGCTGCTAAAGATCCTTCTAACTTCGATCCTCGTCACTTCATGAAACCTTCTATGAAGTATATGAAACAAGTTTGTGCAGATCGTTATCAACAATTCTGGACTGCTGGTAATGCTAGTAAAATCAAGCAAATCAGCTTAGATGAATTTGCCGCTAAATATGCTAAAGGTGAATTATCTGCTAAAACCACCGTTGCAGTTTAATTTCTTTGTTAACTAAATAGTCTGGCGAATATAAATACCCCTTACCTCTTTTGGTGAGGGGACTTTTTTGTCCCATTGAATAGCAATGGAAAGCAGGAAACATTAATCTGCTGTCAATTATTTTTATTCTTCAGGCTCAATTAATGATCTATACTCTTGTACAGAAAGGGTGTTTTCTAGTTCATCATCGGGGTCATCTAGTCTTACTTTGATTAACCATCCTTCTCCGTAAGGATCATCTGCGATCGCTTCTGGAGATTCAATTAACATCTCATTACGATCTATTACTGTACCTGCTACGGGAGCATAAATTTCCGAAACAGCTTTGACTGATTCAATTGTACCTATATTATCCTCAACTTCGATCGCATCTCCTAATTCGGGTAATTCTAGGAATACAATATCTCCCAACTCCTCAATCGCAAACGCTGTAATACCGATGGTGGCAATTTCCCCGTCAAGACGCACATATTCGTGAGAATCGAGGTATCTTAAATCTTCTGGATATTCTAAGGTCATACTTGATAATTTTATTGAGTAATTAAATTAAAGGTATATAGTTTCATTATTGATGAAAATTGGACAATGTCAAGATAATTAAGAATTAATAATTTGGATTTGCTTAAAGAGTTTTTGATTGGGTAGGTTTCGGGTGTTAGGTATCAGGTATCAGGTGAAATGTTTATAAATTGAAATGTTTAATCTAAGGGAAATTTTTTGTAAATAGATTTTGTCAATAGACATTTGCAAGAAGTTTGCTACAAGAGTTAATTGTGATGATTTCGTTATAATAATTGATTTTTTTTAACTAGATTGATGTCTAATACAATTGATAAACTTAGTAAAAAATAGCTATAAAAGAAGAACAATAATTAGGAAAAAATAAGAAAAAAATTAACTTTTCAACAATGAAATATTAGATTTAATAAATACCTAAAAATAATTAATGAATAATAAATTTCTCTTAATGTTTGTTCGTTTTAACTCCTAAATCAGAACTACGAACTCCTAACTCTTGTTGAGAATGGGAAATTTCCCAACTATGGCCATATCTTAACGCTAAACCAAAACCAAGACCTCCGAAGCTGAAAATAATAGTAGTTGACAATATTAAATACTTAAAAATAGTCAAGTATTTTTGTGGCTGAGAATGATTATTGCTCTTTTTTACGGCCTTATTTTTAATTGATTTTTGAGTAGTATTAATTAACTCTAAATTGGGAGAAACGGATTTTTGA is a window from the Cyanobacterium sp. Dongsha4 genome containing:
- the gcvH gene encoding glycine cleavage system protein GcvH, with product MTLEYPEDLRYLDSHEYVRLDGEIATIGITAFAIEELGDIVFLELPELGDAIEVEDNIGTIESVKAVSEIYAPVAGTVIDRNEMLIESPEAIADDPYGEGWLIKVRLDDPDDELENTLSVQEYRSLIEPEE
- the fba gene encoding class II fructose-bisphosphate aldolase (catalyzes the reversible aldol condensation of dihydroxyacetonephosphate and glyceraldehyde 3-phosphate in the Calvin cycle, glycolysis, and/or gluconeogenesis); protein product: MALVPMRLLLDHAAENDYGIPAFNVNNLEQILSIMDAANETDSPVILQASRGARSYAGENFLRHLILAAVETYPHIPVAMHQDHGNSPATCYSAIRNGFTSVMMDGSLQEDAKTPSSFDYNVSVTAEVVKVAHSVGASVEGELGCLGSLETGMGEAEDGHGFEGKLDHSQLLTDPDEAVEFVERTQVDALAVAIGTSHGAYKFTRKPTGEILAISRIEEIHAKLPNTHLVMHGSSSVPQEWLEMINQYGGQIRETYGVPVEEIQKGIKSGVRKVNIDTDNRLAITAAIREAAAKDPSNFDPRHFMKPSMKYMKQVCADRYQQFWTAGNASKIKQISLDEFAAKYAKGELSAKTTVAV